A single genomic interval of Methylocystis sp. IM3 harbors:
- a CDS encoding tyrosine-type recombinase/integrase — protein sequence MTVTAIEKLKPGLERREVPDGFLRGLYFVLQPSGTGSWAYRYRVAGKPKKLTLGAYPAIGLKAARELASDAATVIAKGGDPAAEKQSKKAAARAEERKESDAIERVVETFLERYARRNTREATWRETERLLRREIAEPWKGRGLCEITRADLHARLDEIADRAPIVANRTLAAFRRLCGWAVERGIIGESPCEKVRAPAAEQSRDRVLSEDEIRVAWQAFEASGWPFGPLAKLLLLTGARRDEVGEMAWSEVDLAARSWTVPKERCKNGVTHEIPLSYAAVRILESLPRIAGSGLVFTTNGRTPVSGFSRFKAQVDRAMAAGTGQGTAIEPWKIHDLRRTAASGMAAIGIAPHIVESALNHKSGTIKGVAAVYNRYSYSSEKRAALDAWARRLDEIVIGAPARNVVNLASARV from the coding sequence TTGACCGTCACCGCAATTGAGAAGCTGAAGCCGGGGCTGGAGCGTCGGGAGGTCCCGGACGGGTTTCTTCGGGGCCTATATTTCGTTCTCCAGCCATCGGGCACCGGAAGCTGGGCATACCGCTACCGCGTCGCCGGCAAGCCTAAAAAACTCACCCTGGGGGCCTATCCTGCCATCGGCCTCAAGGCCGCGCGCGAGCTCGCCAGCGACGCGGCGACGGTCATAGCGAAGGGCGGAGACCCGGCTGCTGAGAAGCAGTCCAAGAAGGCTGCTGCCAGGGCTGAGGAGCGGAAGGAGAGCGACGCCATCGAGCGGGTGGTCGAGACCTTCCTTGAACGCTACGCCCGCCGGAACACACGGGAAGCCACATGGCGCGAGACCGAACGCTTGTTGCGCCGTGAGATCGCCGAGCCATGGAAGGGCAGGGGCCTTTGCGAAATCACCCGCGCGGATCTTCACGCCCGACTGGACGAGATCGCCGACCGCGCGCCGATCGTCGCCAACCGAACGCTTGCAGCCTTCCGTCGCCTTTGCGGGTGGGCGGTCGAGCGCGGGATAATCGGCGAGTCGCCGTGCGAGAAGGTGAGGGCGCCGGCGGCAGAGCAATCCCGCGACCGGGTGCTGTCGGAGGACGAAATCCGCGTTGCGTGGCAGGCCTTCGAGGCCTCCGGCTGGCCATTTGGGCCGCTGGCGAAGCTGCTTTTATTGACCGGGGCCAGGCGAGATGAAGTAGGTGAGATGGCCTGGAGCGAGGTCGACCTCGCCGCGCGCAGTTGGACGGTTCCTAAAGAGCGCTGCAAGAATGGCGTTACGCATGAGATACCCCTCAGCTACGCCGCCGTGCGGATTCTGGAGAGCCTGCCAAGGATCGCGGGCAGCGGGCTCGTTTTCACGACGAACGGCCGCACGCCGGTTTCTGGATTCTCAAGATTCAAGGCCCAAGTCGACCGCGCGATGGCCGCCGGGACAGGGCAAGGGACGGCAATCGAGCCGTGGAAAATTCACGACCTCCGGCGCACCGCTGCGAGTGGAATGGCGGCGATCGGCATCGCCCCGCACATAGTCGAATCCGCTCTCAATCATAAAAGCGGAACGATTAAGGGGGTTGCTGCCGTCTACAATCGGTATAGCTACAGCTCTGAGAAGCGGGCCGCCCTTGACGCGTGGGCCCGTCGCCTCGACGAAATTGTTATCGGCGCCCCGGCGCGGAACGTCGTCAACCTCGCCAGCGCGAGGGTATGA
- a CDS encoding DEAD/DEAH box helicase, translating to MNLPLFASHNRLRELFPDQKEALRKLDAARLDGHRRIMFEAATGFGKTLTAAHLIAAYVAAGLTVCFTVPRLSLIDKTVVDFGREGLQFGVVQGDHFLTDHTQPLQIASVQTLERRKGLPRFDVYVFDEAHIVHKVMIRLMRENPKALFLGLSATPWSKGLGKLYPKLVVACRTAELIAMGRLSKFVVYAPTPEPNLEGVKTTAGDYNQAQLAEAVNTKQLVGDIVSTWLKLGENLQTIAFCVDRAHAKHVQERFVEAGIACEYLDCFTSDLDRRAIIDRFHRGETKIIANVGVLVVGFDSDVRCIIDAHPTRSEMVYCQSIGRGLRTAPGKENCIILDHAGNALRLGLATDIWYDELDDGEKDNRAKKAREKREPLPRLCTECAAVIPQHVDVCPQCGARKHAKTEVIARDGELVRFGSGESGRPIVTIDEKAKFYAEVKGYWAEENAKRMARGKEPLKPGWPATQFKNKYGHWPNADRLATAMPKPSSLQTRNWLRSRAIAFAKARQAYG from the coding sequence ATGAACCTTCCCCTCTTTGCTTCTCACAATCGCCTGCGCGAGCTCTTCCCCGACCAGAAGGAGGCGCTCCGCAAACTTGATGCGGCGCGCCTCGACGGTCACCGGCGGATCATGTTCGAAGCCGCCACCGGCTTCGGGAAGACCTTGACGGCAGCGCACCTGATCGCCGCCTACGTCGCTGCGGGACTGACCGTTTGCTTCACGGTCCCTCGGCTTAGCCTGATAGATAAGACCGTCGTGGATTTCGGCCGGGAAGGTTTGCAGTTCGGGGTCGTTCAAGGCGACCATTTTCTGACCGACCATACCCAGCCGCTCCAGATCGCCAGCGTCCAAACATTGGAGCGCAGAAAGGGCCTCCCTCGCTTCGACGTCTACGTCTTCGATGAAGCGCACATTGTGCATAAGGTCATGATCCGCCTGATGCGCGAAAACCCGAAGGCGCTGTTTCTGGGGTTGAGCGCGACGCCCTGGTCGAAGGGGCTCGGAAAGCTCTATCCGAAGCTCGTCGTCGCCTGCCGCACGGCAGAGCTGATCGCTATGGGCCGGCTGTCCAAGTTCGTGGTCTACGCGCCGACGCCGGAGCCGAACCTGGAGGGCGTTAAGACAACGGCGGGCGATTACAACCAGGCCCAGCTCGCCGAGGCGGTCAATACGAAGCAGCTCGTCGGCGACATCGTTTCAACATGGTTGAAGCTCGGCGAGAACCTGCAGACCATTGCGTTCTGTGTCGACCGCGCGCACGCCAAGCATGTGCAGGAACGTTTCGTCGAGGCGGGCATCGCGTGCGAATACCTGGACTGCTTCACGAGCGATCTTGACCGCCGGGCGATCATCGATCGCTTTCACCGAGGCGAGACGAAGATTATCGCCAATGTCGGCGTTTTGGTTGTCGGCTTCGACTCCGACGTTCGCTGCATTATCGACGCGCATCCGACCCGCAGCGAAATGGTCTACTGCCAATCGATCGGCAGGGGCCTTCGGACGGCGCCCGGAAAAGAGAACTGCATCATTCTCGACCATGCCGGCAACGCCCTGCGCCTCGGGCTCGCGACCGATATTTGGTATGACGAGCTCGACGACGGCGAAAAAGACAACCGCGCGAAGAAGGCAAGGGAGAAGCGCGAGCCGCTCCCCAGACTTTGCACGGAATGCGCCGCAGTCATTCCCCAGCACGTCGACGTGTGCCCTCAATGCGGCGCCCGGAAGCACGCCAAAACCGAGGTCATCGCGCGCGACGGCGAGCTCGTGCGGTTCGGCAGCGGCGAGTCTGGCAGGCCGATCGTTACGATCGACGAAAAGGCCAAGTTCTACGCCGAGGTCAAAGGCTATTGGGCCGAGGAAAACGCCAAGCGCATGGCGCGCGGAAAAGAGCCGCTGAAGCCCGGATGGCCCGCGACTCAATTCAAAAACAAATACGGCCACTGGCCCAACGCCGATCGCCTCGCAACCGCAATGCCGAAGCCGTCGTCCTTACAGACAAGGAACTGGCTTCGCTCGCGCGCGATCGCCTTCGCCAAGGCGCGGCAGGCATATGGCTAA
- a CDS encoding SIS domain-containing protein, giving the protein MPLPDAQMISDMRAAPEAVRRQEAALAEVFQALAERLRRKPPQLVVTCARGSSAHAATFGKHLIERYLGTVVAAAAPSVTTIYHQPLRLADQLFLAISQSGESSDIVEQAASARAGGAVTACITNDPASALARACEFVAPMAAGPELSIPATKTFIASVAALARLVASWAEDEALAEALRRLPDRLAAAGELDWSRLLDSFTAAESLVTIGRGPTLAIAREAALKLKETSDLHAEAFSAAEFLHGPIALVAPSYPVLMFAPTDAAAVGMTELAADLRAKGAAAFITSTLASAPDRLPALPDDHPETDAICLIQSFYAMVVRLAAMRGTNVDKPRHLRKITRTR; this is encoded by the coding sequence ATGCCCCTCCCCGACGCACAGATGATTTCGGACATGCGAGCGGCGCCCGAGGCCGTGAGGCGGCAGGAGGCGGCTCTCGCAGAAGTTTTCCAGGCTCTGGCGGAACGGTTGCGGCGCAAGCCGCCGCAACTCGTCGTCACCTGCGCGCGCGGCAGTTCCGCCCATGCGGCGACCTTCGGGAAGCACCTGATCGAGCGATATCTCGGCACTGTGGTCGCCGCCGCCGCGCCGAGCGTGACGACGATTTACCATCAGCCTCTGCGCCTTGCTGATCAGCTCTTCCTCGCAATTTCGCAGTCCGGCGAGAGCAGCGACATCGTCGAGCAGGCCGCGTCGGCCCGCGCCGGCGGCGCCGTGACCGCCTGCATTACGAACGACCCGGCGAGCGCGCTGGCGCGGGCCTGCGAATTCGTGGCGCCGATGGCGGCAGGGCCTGAGCTCAGCATCCCCGCAACCAAGACATTCATCGCGTCGGTCGCGGCGCTCGCACGATTGGTCGCCTCTTGGGCAGAGGACGAGGCTCTCGCGGAGGCGTTGCGACGATTGCCGGATCGCCTCGCCGCCGCCGGCGAACTCGACTGGAGCCGCCTCCTGGACAGCTTCACCGCAGCCGAAAGCCTCGTAACGATTGGGCGCGGGCCGACGCTTGCCATCGCGCGGGAAGCAGCGCTCAAGCTGAAGGAAACGTCCGATCTCCATGCGGAAGCGTTTTCCGCTGCCGAATTCCTCCATGGCCCCATTGCGCTGGTCGCGCCGTCTTATCCCGTGCTCATGTTCGCGCCGACGGACGCCGCCGCCGTGGGCATGACAGAACTTGCCGCCGACCTCAGGGCCAAGGGGGCGGCGGCCTTCATCACGTCCACGCTCGCGTCGGCGCCGGACCGGCTCCCCGCGCTACCCGATGATCATCCGGAGACCGACGCAATCTGCCTCATTCAGAGCTTCTACGCCATGGTTGTTCGCCTGGCGGCGATGCGCGGGACGAATGTCGATAAACCGCGCCATCTGCGCAAGATCACGCGGACTCGATGA
- the nagA gene encoding N-acetylglucosamine-6-phosphate deacetylase encodes MSDMSRHAVAADVVFDGESRRDDFAVVIEGSRIAALTRRSDLPSTIEVYHAPPGAWLAPGFIDIQVNGGGDVLFNADPTPAALVKIVEAHRKFGVTALLPTIITDSDEVMTAALEAVGDVMAREPGVLGIHLEGPFLSPEKPGVHRRDFIRRPQRHHGQMLGAFRKGVLLVTLAPEETPDGFVAELVALGAKVALGHSMATYEQTRAAMAEGLTGFTHLFNAMRPLAAREPGPVAAALESPQASYGLIVDGEHVAPAMLRLALRGVGRPMLVSDAMPPVGGMRDNFDLMGRRIAVRDGSCRTQDDALAGSLIEMASAIRNCIRLLSLPLEEALRFASLNPAEFLGLGQSLGRLAPGYRADMAAFDPKDISVFAAWVAGERSDYRLGAP; translated from the coding sequence ATGAGCGATATGTCCCGACATGCAGTGGCTGCCGATGTCGTTTTCGACGGCGAAAGCCGGCGCGACGATTTCGCCGTTGTGATCGAGGGGTCTCGAATTGCTGCGCTGACGCGGCGGTCGGACCTTCCCTCCACGATCGAGGTTTATCACGCGCCCCCCGGCGCATGGCTCGCGCCGGGCTTCATCGACATTCAGGTCAACGGCGGCGGCGATGTTCTTTTCAACGCCGATCCCACCCCAGCTGCGCTTGTCAAGATTGTCGAAGCGCATCGCAAGTTCGGCGTGACGGCGCTGCTGCCGACGATCATCACCGACAGCGACGAGGTCATGACTGCGGCGCTCGAGGCCGTGGGCGACGTCATGGCGCGCGAGCCCGGCGTTCTCGGCATCCATCTCGAAGGGCCGTTTTTATCGCCAGAAAAACCGGGCGTTCACCGGCGCGACTTCATCCGCCGCCCGCAGCGGCATCATGGCCAAATGCTTGGCGCGTTTCGCAAGGGGGTCCTCCTGGTGACGCTTGCGCCCGAGGAAACGCCCGACGGCTTCGTCGCCGAACTTGTCGCTTTGGGCGCGAAGGTCGCGCTCGGCCATTCGATGGCGACCTATGAACAAACGCGCGCCGCGATGGCCGAAGGGCTCACCGGATTCACGCATCTCTTCAACGCCATGCGTCCGCTTGCCGCCCGCGAGCCCGGTCCTGTCGCGGCGGCGCTGGAATCCCCGCAGGCTTCTTACGGACTCATCGTGGATGGCGAGCATGTAGCGCCGGCCATGCTCAGGCTGGCTTTGCGCGGCGTCGGGCGCCCCATGCTCGTGAGCGACGCCATGCCGCCCGTCGGCGGCATGCGCGACAATTTCGATCTTATGGGCAGGCGCATCGCGGTGCGCGATGGCAGTTGCCGCACACAGGACGACGCGCTCGCGGGATCGTTGATCGAAATGGCCAGCGCGATCCGCAACTGCATCCGGCTTCTTAGCCTTCCACTGGAGGAAGCACTGCGGTTCGCCTCGCTCAACCCGGCCGAGTTTCTCGGTCTCGGCCAGTCGCTCGGTCGTCTTGCGCCGGGCTACCGCGCCGATATGGCGGCGTTCGACCCCAAAGACATTTCGGTCTTTGCAGCCTGGGTCGCGGGGGAAAGATCGGATTACCGCCTCGGCGCTCCATAG
- a CDS encoding recombinase family protein has product MSRTFAYCRVSTADQTPENQIREIEAAGFKIEPSRVIAETVSGGLQASARPGFAKLLDRLEAGDVLICTKLDRLGRNVIDVRQTVDQLAERGVCVHCLALGGVDLTSAAGKMTMGVIAAVAEFERDLLRERTAAGIERAKAEGKQPGRPSRLTEEQQAEIRARLAKGETVYSLAKAFDVDRRLIQRARDAA; this is encoded by the coding sequence ATGAGCAGAACCTTTGCCTATTGCAGGGTCTCGACCGCCGATCAGACCCCCGAAAACCAGATTCGTGAGATCGAGGCGGCCGGCTTCAAGATCGAGCCCTCGCGCGTCATCGCCGAAACCGTCTCCGGCGGCCTCCAGGCGTCGGCGCGCCCCGGCTTCGCGAAGCTGCTCGATCGCCTTGAGGCTGGCGACGTCCTGATTTGCACGAAATTGGACCGACTCGGCAGGAACGTGATCGACGTGCGCCAGACGGTCGATCAGCTCGCCGAGCGCGGCGTCTGCGTTCATTGCCTCGCCCTCGGGGGAGTCGATCTAACATCGGCCGCCGGAAAGATGACCATGGGCGTCATTGCGGCCGTCGCCGAATTTGAACGCGATCTCCTGCGCGAACGGACGGCCGCGGGGATCGAGCGCGCGAAGGCCGAAGGCAAGCAGCCGGGCCGCCCGTCTCGGCTCACCGAAGAGCAACAGGCCGAGATCCGCGCGCGCCTCGCGAAGGGCGAGACCGTCTACTCGCTCGCGAAGGCATTCGACGTCGATCGCCGCTTGATCCAGAGGGCTCGCGACGCCGCCTGA
- a CDS encoding N-acetylmuramic acid 6-phosphate etherase, with product MCPMETERQSPRYAKIDLWEPGEILESIIEGQFSAVAAVRAARPAIERAGLAIERRLRGSGRLVYVGAGTSGRLAAQDGAELMPTFGWPSDRLLLLIAGGHKALLHAVEGAEDEDQQAIELVARHEIGQADVVIALAASGTTPFTLACLREAKRRGALTIGVANNRGTPLLHEADHPIFLETGPEPIAGSTRMKAGAAQRITLILLSSLVMILLGRVYDGLMVDVQASNKKLVRRSEKILSRLTGRSGGEIHAALQHAGGSVKLAFLLLQGYGLRESEAALDEAEGHLRCAMSLIVERRDTGDAREVASFREDATHD from the coding sequence ATGTGTCCTATGGAGACTGAACGCCAAAGCCCGCGCTACGCCAAGATCGACCTCTGGGAGCCTGGCGAGATCCTCGAGTCGATCATCGAGGGGCAATTTTCCGCCGTTGCGGCGGTGCGGGCCGCACGGCCTGCGATAGAGCGGGCGGGGCTGGCGATTGAGCGGAGGCTGCGAGGGTCGGGGCGGCTCGTTTATGTGGGGGCCGGCACGTCGGGCCGTCTGGCGGCGCAGGACGGGGCGGAGCTGATGCCGACTTTCGGCTGGCCGTCTGACCGGCTTCTGCTGCTGATCGCGGGCGGACACAAGGCGCTTCTGCACGCTGTTGAAGGCGCCGAGGACGAAGACCAGCAGGCGATTGAACTCGTGGCTCGCCATGAGATCGGCCAGGCTGATGTGGTAATTGCGCTGGCCGCGAGCGGCACGACGCCCTTCACGCTCGCCTGCTTGCGCGAGGCGAAAAGAAGGGGCGCGCTGACGATTGGCGTCGCCAATAACCGGGGTACGCCGCTTCTTCACGAGGCCGATCATCCGATCTTTCTCGAGACGGGCCCGGAGCCGATCGCGGGCTCGACGCGCATGAAGGCGGGCGCCGCCCAGCGGATCACGCTTATCCTGCTTTCGTCCCTCGTGATGATCTTGCTCGGTCGGGTTTATGACGGCCTGATGGTTGACGTGCAGGCCTCGAACAAGAAGCTCGTCCGGCGAAGCGAAAAAATTCTGTCCCGACTAACGGGCCGCAGCGGCGGAGAGATCCATGCGGCTCTGCAACACGCGGGCGGAAGCGTAAAGCTGGCTTTTCTGCTGCTCCAGGGGTACGGGCTCCGCGAGTCGGAGGCGGCGCTGGATGAGGCCGAGGGCCATTTGCGGTGCGCCATGAGCCTGATCGTCGAGCGACGAGACACGGGGGACGCGCGAGAGGTCGCGTCCTTCCGCGAGGATGCGACGCATGACTAG
- a CDS encoding Rha family transcriptional regulator — translation MRDKESPTSSRTVAEAFGKEHRHVLEAVDNLLKSLAAENSAALFRDVRAFHEGAQRIVRSFEMTRDGFTLLAMGFTGEKALRWKLKYIDAFNRWRRSSATAAAPRSRRIRAAGWIGGRETQAASRALWIKRRSTSNAFASE, via the coding sequence ATTCGAGATAAAGAAAGCCCGACGAGCAGCCGCACCGTGGCGGAGGCGTTCGGGAAAGAACACCGGCATGTGCTCGAAGCCGTCGATAACTTGTTGAAATCTTTAGCTGCCGAAAATTCGGCGGCTCTGTTTCGTGATGTCCGCGCCTTTCACGAAGGCGCGCAGCGCATCGTCCGCTCTTTCGAGATGACCCGCGACGGCTTTACGCTGCTCGCGATGGGCTTCACCGGTGAGAAGGCGCTGCGCTGGAAGCTGAAATATATCGACGCCTTCAACCGCTGGAGGCGGAGCTCCGCAACAGCGGCGGCGCCGCGCTCGCGCAGGATACGCGCGGCGGGCTGGATCGGCGGGCGGGAGACTCAGGCGGCGTCGCGAGCCCTCTGGATCAAGCGGCGATCGACGTCGAATGCCTTCGCGAGCGAGTAG
- a CDS encoding ImmA/IrrE family metallo-endopeptidase, whose protein sequence is MPNAAITQQHERQANSFAANALMPQNQIVRLRAAGITDPREQARRFNVSEDAMRIRLGLSRKV, encoded by the coding sequence TTGCCGAATGCAGCAATAACCCAACAGCACGAGCGCCAAGCAAACAGCTTCGCTGCAAACGCGCTAATGCCGCAAAACCAAATTGTGCGCCTGCGTGCGGCTGGGATTACCGATCCTAGGGAACAGGCTAGGCGCTTCAATGTGTCAGAGGATGCGATGAGAATCCGCCTCGGGTTGTCTCGCAAGGTTTAA
- a CDS encoding HK97-gp10 family putative phage morphogenesis protein — protein MPITLSEFAARLLSAENDIREASEKAVEVGAKMVAKKAKQLIGHEQPEWPALKPETIEEKRRLGYPTPAPLLRDGTMRDSISSSRAEWEDAHTVSAYAGSTDPKSVFHELGTSKIPPRPFISLAARGQERLIVEKMGATFMSQMATGGSSCHLWKHVMHDLHKAYEIGKDMLETDEED, from the coding sequence ATGCCGATCACACTGAGCGAGTTCGCCGCGCGGCTTCTCAGCGCCGAAAACGATATTCGCGAGGCGTCGGAAAAGGCCGTCGAGGTCGGCGCCAAGATGGTCGCGAAGAAGGCGAAGCAGCTTATAGGGCATGAGCAGCCGGAGTGGCCGGCGTTGAAGCCTGAGACGATCGAGGAAAAGCGTCGTCTCGGTTATCCGACCCCGGCGCCGTTGCTGCGCGACGGGACGATGCGCGACTCGATTTCAAGCTCTCGGGCCGAGTGGGAAGACGCGCATACCGTCTCCGCTTATGCCGGCTCTACCGATCCGAAATCGGTTTTTCACGAATTGGGGACGTCGAAAATTCCGCCGCGCCCGTTCATTTCGCTCGCGGCGCGCGGGCAGGAGCGTCTCATTGTCGAGAAGATGGGTGCCACCTTCATGAGCCAGATGGCGACAGGCGGAAGCTCCTGTCACTTGTGGAAACACGTGATGCACGATCTTCACAAGGCCTATGAGATCGGCAAGGATATGCTCGAGACGGATGAGGAGGATTGA
- a CDS encoding helix-turn-helix transcriptional regulator has protein sequence MQSEKKLKPKPAVARDFNVTPRSIDRWVRDPQLGFPQPVKIHTRCYFDVDALEAWKASRIRASVGEAA, from the coding sequence ATGCAGTCCGAAAAGAAGCTGAAGCCGAAGCCCGCGGTTGCCCGCGACTTCAACGTAACCCCGCGCTCTATCGACCGCTGGGTTCGTGACCCGCAGCTCGGGTTTCCTCAGCCGGTCAAAATCCACACTCGTTGCTACTTCGACGTCGACGCTTTGGAGGCTTGGAAGGCCTCTCGCATCCGCGCTTCGGTCGGGGAGGCGGCCTGA